From Porphyromonadaceae bacterium W3.11, one genomic window encodes:
- the murG gene encoding undecaprenyldiphospho-muramoylpentapeptide beta-N-acetylglucosaminyltransferase, with protein sequence MSMKEIELKQVMISGGGTGGHIFPALSIANEIHRRYPKCRILFVGAHGRMEAERIPEAGYEIMLLPVEGLSRGKNPFKHIRTLWKLLKSTRQVRKQIKVMKPQIAIGVGGYASAPTLIEAAKQGIPTLVQEQNSYAGKANKLVGKKAEAICVAYKGMERFFTNKKIILTGNPVRSGLLDTSRKLPMAYEYFGFDPKKRTILIIGGSLGARTINNSVINALNRVVAMENEVQMIWQCGKFYIDDAQRILSEKGLDGRNILLTDFISHMEYAYSIADLVISRAGASSISELCLLAMPSILVPSPNVAEDHQTRNAEALVRENAAVMVADKDADRLLMETALQLINDDITLKELSENVSKLALPDSAKKIVDEVERIVLEKSLEK encoded by the coding sequence ATGAGTATGAAGGAGATTGAATTAAAACAGGTAATGATAAGTGGTGGCGGTACTGGAGGACATATTTTTCCAGCGTTATCAATAGCTAATGAGATTCATAGGCGGTACCCCAAGTGTAGGATTCTATTCGTGGGAGCTCATGGCCGTATGGAGGCGGAGCGTATTCCGGAAGCGGGTTACGAAATAATGCTATTGCCTGTAGAAGGACTTAGTCGTGGAAAGAATCCATTCAAACATATTCGTACACTGTGGAAGCTCCTGAAAAGTACTCGGCAAGTACGAAAGCAAATAAAGGTGATGAAGCCACAAATAGCTATAGGCGTGGGGGGGTATGCTAGTGCTCCTACACTTATAGAAGCAGCTAAACAAGGTATCCCAACATTGGTACAGGAACAGAACTCATATGCAGGAAAGGCTAATAAATTAGTTGGTAAAAAGGCGGAAGCAATCTGTGTCGCCTATAAAGGGATGGAGCGGTTTTTCACTAATAAAAAAATAATTCTCACTGGAAATCCAGTGAGAAGTGGGCTCTTGGACACTTCTAGGAAGCTACCTATGGCTTATGAATATTTTGGATTTGATCCCAAGAAGAGAACTATCTTAATCATAGGAGGCAGTTTGGGTGCAAGGACCATAAATAATAGTGTTATTAACGCTCTTAATAGAGTCGTTGCGATGGAGAATGAGGTCCAAATGATCTGGCAATGTGGCAAGTTTTATATCGATGATGCTCAGCGGATTCTTTCCGAGAAGGGTCTGGATGGTCGTAATATTCTTCTCACAGACTTTATTAGCCATATGGAGTATGCATACTCTATTGCCGATTTGGTTATTTCAAGAGCAGGTGCTAGTTCTATCTCTGAACTCTGTTTGCTAGCTATGCCCTCTATCTTAGTTCCGAGCCCTAATGTTGCGGAGGATCACCAGACTAGAAATGCTGAAGCGTTGGTTCGTGAGAATGCTGCTGTAATGGTTGCTGATAAAGACGCAGATAGACTGTTGATGGAAACAGCCCTTCAGCTTATTAATGATGATATTACATTAAAAGAGCTATCAGAGAATGTATCAAAACTAGCATTACCCGATTCTGCAAAAAAGATTGTGGATGAGGTTGAACGCATTGTTTTAGAGAAAAGCTTAGAGAAATAA